One stretch of Deltaproteobacteria bacterium DNA includes these proteins:
- a CDS encoding CopG family transcriptional regulator yields the protein MPPLVATNIRLPAELLKALKYKAIEETKSVNQLIREAVETSLFSSITPEKNKKDAIEDIIGRAESGIKNGSINHDQYLYGKKK from the coding sequence TCAGACTGCCTGCAGAATTGTTAAAGGCCCTCAAGTATAAGGCTATTGAAGAAACAAAAAGTGTAAATCAACTTATCCGCGAAGCTGTCGAAACGTCCTTATTTTCTTCGATAACGCCCGAGAAAAACAAAAAAGATGCCATTGAAGATATTATCGGCCGTGCCGAATCCGGGATTAAAAACGGTTCAATTAACCATGACCAGTATTTATATGGCAAGAAAAAGTGA